The following proteins come from a genomic window of Sebaldella sp. S0638:
- a CDS encoding aldo/keto reductase family oxidoreductase, whose translation MNLNDKTKAVSAGGQFTFSNSRLTVQRMGYGAMQLAGPGVWGPPKDTDEAVKVLRTAVEAGINHIDTSDFYGPHVTNEIIQKALHPYAKDLVIVTKIGCVRPSAKVWQRADSPEELTQAVHDNLRNLNLDVLDIVNYRVMGTEFGPTDNSVAKQMETLAELKQKGLIRHIGISNATAEQIEEAQKITDIVCVQNSYNLANREDDMLIDKLAEQGIAYVPYFPLGGFNPLQSSILTEISEELGCKPMQTALAWLLHRSPNILLIPGTSSSAHLLENISSADIKLSGEALDALDKIAEK comes from the coding sequence ATGAATTTAAATGATAAAACAAAAGCAGTATCAGCAGGGGGTCAGTTTACATTTTCAAACTCACGGCTTACAGTACAAAGAATGGGTTACGGCGCAATGCAGCTTGCTGGGCCGGGAGTATGGGGGCCGCCGAAAGATACTGATGAGGCAGTGAAAGTCCTGCGTACAGCAGTCGAAGCAGGAATAAATCATATTGATACATCAGATTTTTATGGGCCGCATGTTACTAATGAAATTATACAAAAAGCATTACATCCTTATGCTAAAGATTTAGTGATAGTTACTAAGATAGGATGTGTCCGTCCGTCAGCTAAAGTCTGGCAGAGAGCTGATTCACCCGAAGAATTGACACAGGCAGTGCATGATAATCTGCGTAATTTGAATCTTGATGTACTTGATATTGTTAATTATCGTGTTATGGGTACTGAATTCGGGCCTACTGATAACTCTGTGGCAAAACAGATGGAAACACTTGCAGAGCTTAAGCAAAAAGGACTGATCCGTCATATTGGTATTAGTAATGCTACAGCAGAGCAGATAGAAGAAGCACAGAAAATAACTGACATTGTGTGTGTGCAGAATAGTTATAATCTGGCTAACCGTGAAGATGACATGCTGATTGATAAATTAGCAGAGCAGGGCATTGCATATGTGCCGTATTTTCCGCTTGGAGGTTTTAATCCTCTGCAGTCATCAATCCTTACGGAAATTTCAGAAGAATTAGGCTGTAAACCAATGCAGACAGCACTGGCATGGCTGCTTCACCGTTCACCGAATATTTTGCTGATTCCGGGGACATCATCATCAGCTCATCTGCTTGAAAATATCAGCAGTGCAGATATAAAACTGTCTGGTGAAGCATTGGACGCATTGGATAAAATTGCCGAAAAATAA
- a CDS encoding response regulator transcription factor: MEVTIFIYNVFLIILYSVVLTLSGFYYLKTKNNCYFAVSILFSLYLFDNIVIYMTEFINTFSISYNNLVISVPTYKTLIIISILAVYIMINSIFLNLKNPRIWYFALGLLTIFLFIIPVMKRTAFKSWLFYVPGDVFFILFNIYILSILKNDEIIKENELLGKYKKIMKYTLLMSCLVFIEDSFVIFKIDVYSDTILNITNRNFSEDILRISQSMIIISYFFNFFMFDSREKEDIRVISPRNNYRSRMKDKSNNDDEHDYYIFHLFCDAHLFTVREQEVFKHLLEDKNNKLISESLYISIGTVKTHVHNIFIKTEVANRRELAQVYNKWIENQVACGQ, encoded by the coding sequence ATGGAAGTTACAATTTTCATTTATAATGTATTTTTGATAATTTTATATAGTGTTGTACTTACTTTGTCTGGCTTTTATTATTTGAAAACAAAAAATAATTGTTATTTTGCAGTTAGTATTTTGTTTAGCTTATATTTATTTGATAATATTGTGATCTATATGACAGAGTTCATAAATACTTTTTCTATTTCATATAATAATCTTGTTATTTCAGTTCCTACGTATAAAACATTGATCATAATTTCTATTTTAGCTGTTTATATTATGATTAACAGCATATTTTTAAATTTAAAAAATCCCAGAATATGGTATTTTGCTTTAGGGCTTCTGACTATATTTTTATTTATAATTCCTGTAATGAAGAGGACTGCTTTTAAATCCTGGCTGTTTTATGTACCAGGAGATGTTTTTTTTATTTTATTTAATATATACATATTAAGTATATTGAAAAATGATGAAATAATTAAGGAGAACGAACTTCTCGGCAAATATAAAAAAATAATGAAATACACGCTTTTAATGTCGTGTCTTGTTTTTATTGAAGATAGTTTTGTGATCTTCAAAATTGATGTTTATTCAGATACAATTCTAAATATTACTAATAGAAATTTTTCGGAAGATATTCTTAGAATCAGCCAGTCTATGATAATTATAAGTTATTTTTTTAATTTCTTTATGTTTGATTCCAGAGAAAAAGAGGATATACGTGTAATATCTCCAAGGAATAATTACAGGTCTAGAATGAAAGATAAATCAAATAATGATGATGAACATGATTATTATATATTCCATTTGTTTTGTGATGCACATCTTTTCACAGTCAGGGAACAGGAAGTTTTCAAACATCTGCTTGAGGACAAGAATAATAAACTAATAAGCGAAAGTTTATATATATCTATAGGTACTGTAAAAACACACGTACATAATATTTTTATTAAAACTGAGGTGGCTAACAGGCGTGAATTGGCTCAGGTATATAATAAATGGATAGAAAATCAAGTGGCATGCGGTCAATAA
- the arcC gene encoding carbamate kinase, translated as MSKIVIALGGNALGNNPKEQIEMIEKAAKPLVGLIKDGHEIIVSHGNGPQVGTIKLAFDTASAIDDKVCEMELAECTAMSQGYIGYHLQQGIKKELLSQQVKRNVVTVVTQVIVDKNDKAFSNPTKPIGSFYTKEKADELKKSNPDLTFVEDSGRGYRTVVASPKPIDIAEKDAVLDLTANNFIVVACGGGGIPVSKNDDGTLEGVSAVIDKDFAAEKLAELVGADYLFILTAVDRVAVNFGKPEQKDLAEMTVKEAERYCDEGHFAPGSMLPKVEAAMMFVKSGTGRKAVICSLEKVQQAVKGESGTLITQ; from the coding sequence ATGTCAAAAATTGTTATTGCATTAGGTGGAAATGCGTTAGGGAATAACCCTAAAGAGCAGATTGAAATGATAGAAAAAGCAGCAAAACCATTAGTTGGACTTATAAAAGACGGACATGAGATTATTGTAAGCCATGGTAACGGGCCGCAGGTCGGGACAATAAAACTTGCCTTTGATACGGCATCTGCTATTGACGACAAAGTTTGTGAAATGGAACTTGCAGAATGTACAGCTATGAGTCAGGGTTATATTGGTTATCATTTACAGCAGGGAATAAAAAAAGAACTTCTGAGTCAACAAGTAAAGCGTAATGTTGTTACTGTTGTGACACAGGTTATAGTTGATAAAAATGACAAAGCTTTTTCAAATCCGACAAAACCAATTGGAAGTTTTTATACAAAAGAAAAAGCCGATGAACTCAAAAAATCAAATCCTGATCTGACATTTGTGGAAGATTCAGGAAGAGGTTACAGAACGGTTGTTGCTTCTCCAAAGCCTATTGATATTGCAGAAAAGGATGCTGTTTTGGATTTAACTGCAAATAACTTTATTGTAGTAGCCTGCGGCGGGGGCGGTATTCCGGTTTCTAAAAATGATGACGGCACTTTAGAGGGGGTTTCTGCTGTTATTGATAAGGATTTCGCTGCGGAAAAACTTGCAGAACTTGTCGGAGCAGACTATTTATTTATTTTGACTGCAGTTGACAGGGTAGCTGTAAACTTTGGAAAGCCGGAACAAAAAGATCTGGCAGAGATGACTGTAAAAGAAGCTGAAAGATACTGTGATGAAGGACATTTTGCACCTGGAAGCATGCTTCCCAAGGTAGAGGCTGCAATGATGTTTGTAAAAAGCGGTACTGGCAGAAAAGCAGTGATATGTTCTCTGGAAAAAGTACAGCAGGCAGTTAAAGGTGAAAGCGGAACTTTAATAACACAGTAG